In one Methylobacterium sp. SyP6R genomic region, the following are encoded:
- the pcaF gene encoding 3-oxoadipyl-CoA thiolase has product MSAPRDVYICDYVRTPIGRYGGALARVRADDLAAVPLAELARRNPALKDAVEEVFLGCANQAGEDNRNVARMALLLAGYPERVPGLTLNRLCASGLDAVGAAARAIRAGDIDLAVAGGVESMTRAPFVMGKSEGAFQRQAEIHDTTIGWRFVNPVLKAQYGVDSMPETAENVAEEYQIGRADQDAFALRSQARATRAQADGTFAAEIVAVEIPDRKGGHVKVERDEHPRADTTAEGLAKLKPFVKKDGTVTAGNASGVNDGAAALVLATREAAERHGLTPIARVLGLASAGVPARIMGIGPIPAVETLCARLGLTPSDFDAVELNEAFASQALACLRGLGLPDDADHVNPNGGAIALGHPLGMSGARIAGSVALQLGRAGGRLGLATMCVGVGQGVALAVERVG; this is encoded by the coding sequence ATGAGCGCGCCGCGGGACGTCTACATCTGCGATTACGTGCGCACGCCGATCGGCCGCTACGGCGGCGCGCTGGCCCGTGTGCGGGCGGACGACCTCGCCGCCGTGCCGCTGGCGGAACTCGCGCGGCGCAACCCGGCCCTGAAGGACGCCGTCGAGGAGGTGTTTCTCGGCTGCGCCAACCAGGCCGGCGAGGACAACCGCAACGTCGCCCGCATGGCGCTGCTGCTGGCCGGCTACCCCGAGCGGGTGCCGGGCCTGACCCTCAACCGCCTCTGCGCCTCGGGCCTCGACGCGGTCGGGGCGGCGGCCCGCGCGATCCGGGCCGGCGACATCGACCTGGCCGTGGCCGGCGGCGTCGAATCGATGACCCGGGCGCCCTTCGTGATGGGCAAGAGCGAGGGCGCGTTCCAGCGCCAGGCCGAGATCCACGACACGACCATCGGCTGGCGCTTCGTCAACCCGGTGCTCAAGGCGCAGTACGGCGTCGATTCGATGCCGGAGACCGCCGAGAACGTCGCCGAGGAGTATCAGATCGGCCGCGCCGACCAGGACGCCTTCGCGCTGCGCTCGCAAGCCCGGGCGACCCGGGCGCAAGCCGACGGCACCTTCGCAGCCGAGATCGTCGCGGTCGAGATTCCCGACCGCAAGGGCGGCCATGTCAAGGTCGAGCGCGACGAGCATCCCCGGGCCGACACGACCGCGGAGGGACTGGCGAAGCTCAAGCCTTTCGTGAAGAAGGACGGCACGGTCACCGCCGGCAACGCCTCGGGCGTCAACGACGGCGCCGCCGCCCTGGTGCTGGCGACCCGCGAGGCCGCCGAGCGCCACGGCCTGACCCCGATCGCCCGGGTGCTCGGCCTCGCCTCGGCCGGCGTGCCGGCGCGCATCATGGGCATCGGCCCGATTCCCGCCGTCGAGACGCTCTGCGCGCGGCTCGGCCTCACGCCGTCCGACTTCGACGCGGTCGAGCTGAACGAGGCCTTCGCCTCGCAGGCGCTCGCCTGCCTGCGCGGCCTCGGCCTGCCCGACGATGCCGACCACGTGAACCCGAACGGCGGCGCCATCGCGCTCGGCCATCCCCTCGGCATGTCGGGGGCGCGCATCGCCGGCAGCGTCGCGCTCCAGCTCGGCCGGGCTGGCGGCCGGCTCGGCCTCGCGACGATGTGCGTCGGCGTCGGCCAGGGCGTGGCGCTGGCGGTCGAGCGGGTCGGCTGA
- a CDS encoding helix-turn-helix transcriptional regulator — protein MPSKTGSRPDADDSPDTDGPEAGDAEAEFLTILGQRVRTMRAVRAMSRKVLSQTSGLSERYIAQLEGGQGNVSIILLRRVALAMGVRLEDLIAAVESPPDWPVVRDLLEKANADQIAEAKRVLSGAAAPGEGPTQRVALIGLRGAGKSTLGRILAERMGWTFVELNREIERENGLSVAEIFAIYGQETYRRLEQGALRRLAERPGPMVLATGGGIVAEPVTFDLLLSAFFTVWLKARPEEHIHRVREQAAKGLAQARLPDSDNALREIRAVLMSREPLYARARAVIDTADHTVAETAAELTGLVEGYLGTTRRRA, from the coding sequence ATGCCCAGCAAGACCGGATCGCGCCCGGACGCGGACGACTCTCCCGACACCGACGGCCCGGAGGCCGGCGACGCCGAAGCCGAGTTCCTGACGATCCTCGGCCAGCGCGTCCGCACCATGCGGGCGGTGCGGGCGATGTCGCGCAAGGTCCTGTCGCAGACCTCGGGGCTCTCCGAGCGCTACATCGCCCAGCTCGAAGGCGGGCAGGGCAACGTCTCGATCATCCTGCTGCGCCGGGTGGCCCTCGCCATGGGCGTGCGGCTCGAGGACCTGATCGCCGCGGTCGAGAGCCCGCCCGACTGGCCGGTGGTGCGCGACCTCCTGGAGAAGGCGAATGCGGACCAGATCGCCGAGGCTAAGCGCGTGCTCTCGGGCGCGGCCGCGCCGGGCGAGGGCCCGACGCAGCGCGTGGCGCTGATCGGCCTGCGCGGCGCCGGCAAGTCGACCCTCGGGCGGATCCTCGCCGAGCGGATGGGCTGGACCTTCGTCGAGCTCAACCGCGAGATCGAGCGCGAGAACGGCCTGTCGGTGGCGGAGATCTTTGCGATCTACGGCCAGGAGACCTATCGCCGCCTGGAGCAGGGGGCGCTCCGGCGCCTCGCCGAGCGGCCGGGCCCGATGGTGCTGGCGACCGGCGGCGGCATCGTCGCCGAGCCGGTCACCTTCGACCTGCTTCTGTCCGCCTTCTTCACCGTCTGGCTCAAGGCGCGGCCGGAGGAGCACATCCACCGGGTGCGCGAGCAGGCGGCCAAGGGCCTCGCCCAGGCCCGGCTGCCGGACAGCGACAACGCCCTGCGGGAGATTCGCGCCGTACTGATGAGCCGCGAGCCGCTCTACGCCCGCGCCCGCGCGGTGATCGACACCGCCGACCATACGGTCGCCGAGACCGCCGCCGAGCTGACCGGCCTGGTCGAGGGCTATCTCGGCACGACGCGGCGCAGGGCCTGA
- a CDS encoding KpsF/GutQ family sugar-phosphate isomerase: MESSNRAESYAAAESSAPGSAGGQVVEAAHFSAIRSVRTEAEALLTLARALDHELKAGFGAAVAAIHDIPGRVIVSGIGKSGHIGRKIASTLASTGTPASFIHPSEASHGDLGMITSQDIVIALSWSGETTELGDLISFSKRFAVTLIGMTSNPASTLGQAADILLPLPLVKEACPHNLAPTSSSVIQLALGDALAVALLERRGFSASDFKVFHPGGKLAARLKTVTQLMHAGEEMPLVPRGIRVSEALIAVMGKRFGCAGIVDEAGRLVGMITDGDVRRHMSRGDGHSDLLARRVEEIMTPAPITTTPGTFASAALELMNRSQITALFAVERGRPVGILHIHDILRAGVV, from the coding sequence ATGGAGAGTTCGAACCGGGCCGAGAGCTACGCGGCGGCGGAAAGCAGTGCACCTGGAAGCGCGGGAGGCCAGGTGGTCGAGGCGGCGCATTTCTCCGCCATCCGCAGCGTCCGCACCGAGGCCGAGGCGCTCCTGACGCTGGCCCGTGCCCTCGACCACGAGCTGAAGGCCGGGTTCGGCGCCGCCGTCGCGGCGATCCACGACATCCCGGGCAGGGTGATCGTGTCGGGCATCGGCAAGAGCGGCCATATCGGGCGCAAGATCGCCTCGACGCTCGCCTCCACCGGCACCCCGGCCTCGTTCATCCACCCGAGCGAAGCCAGCCACGGCGACCTCGGCATGATCACCTCCCAGGACATCGTCATCGCGCTGTCCTGGTCGGGCGAGACCACCGAGCTCGGCGACCTCATCAGCTTCTCGAAGCGCTTCGCCGTGACGCTGATCGGCATGACCTCCAATCCGGCGAGCACGCTCGGCCAGGCCGCCGACATCCTGCTGCCGCTGCCGCTGGTGAAGGAGGCCTGCCCGCACAACCTCGCGCCGACCTCGTCGAGCGTGATCCAGCTGGCGCTCGGCGACGCGCTGGCGGTGGCGCTGCTGGAGCGCCGCGGCTTCTCGGCCAGCGACTTCAAGGTCTTCCATCCGGGCGGCAAGCTCGCGGCCCGGCTCAAGACCGTGACCCAGCTGATGCATGCCGGCGAGGAGATGCCGCTGGTGCCCCGCGGCATCCGGGTCTCTGAGGCCCTGATCGCCGTGATGGGCAAGCGCTTCGGCTGCGCCGGCATCGTCGACGAGGCCGGCCGGCTCGTCGGCATGATCACCGACGGCGACGTGCGCCGCCACATGAGCCGGGGCGACGGCCACAGCGACCTCCTCGCCCGCCGGGTCGAGGAGATCATGACGCCCGCACCGATCACCACCACCCCCGGCACCTTCGCCAGCGCCGCCCTGGAGCTGATGAACCGCAGCCAGATCACCGCCCTGTTCGCGGTGGAGCGCGGGCGCCCGGTCGGCATCCTGCACATCCACGACATCTTGCGGGCGGGGGTGGTCTGA
- a CDS encoding NADPH-dependent FMN reductase: MALVFPVILGSVRQGRNGLRAARYLVQALESRGHEAPLVDPAELALPLLTRMYKEYPTGEAPEPLERLAALYRRADGFVVVSAEYNHSIPPALSNTLDHFLEEYFWRPSAIVCYSAGRYGGVRAAMQLRAMLGELGTPSIPSLLPIPEVHKALDEEGRPLQPWLERPTGRFLDELTWYAEALREKRRGGVPY, encoded by the coding sequence ATGGCGCTCGTGTTCCCGGTCATCCTCGGTTCGGTGCGCCAGGGGCGCAACGGCCTGCGCGCCGCCCGCTACCTGGTCCAGGCCCTCGAATCCCGCGGCCACGAGGCGCCGCTGGTCGATCCGGCCGAGCTTGCCCTGCCGTTGCTGACGCGGATGTACAAGGAATACCCGACGGGCGAGGCGCCCGAGCCGCTGGAGCGGCTCGCCGCCCTGTACCGCCGGGCGGACGGCTTCGTGGTGGTCTCGGCGGAGTACAACCACAGCATCCCGCCGGCTTTGTCCAACACCCTCGACCACTTCCTGGAGGAGTATTTCTGGCGGCCCTCGGCGATCGTCTGCTACTCGGCCGGCCGCTACGGCGGCGTGCGTGCGGCGATGCAGCTGCGCGCCATGCTGGGCGAGCTCGGCACGCCGAGCATCCCCTCGCTCCTGCCGATTCCCGAGGTGCACAAGGCGCTGGACGAGGAGGGCCGCCCGCTCCAGCCCTGGCTGGAGCGTCCGACCGGCCGCTTCCTCGACGAGCTGACCTGGTACGCGGAGGCGCTGCGGGAGAAGCGGCGGGGTGGGGTACCGTATTGA
- a CDS encoding TRAP transporter large permease has product MNAAIIFGLLIALMLTGMPISIALGLSVLTFLFTMTTVPIEAVALKLFTGIENFEIMAIPFFILSGNFLTHGGVARRMINFATAMIGHWHGGLGLAGVMACALFAAISGSSPATVVAIGSIILPAMVAQGFPKRFGAGVITTSGALGILIPPSIVMVMYSVATSGAVVTGPDGQRVSSASISTLFVAGVFPGLMLAALLGFTTWYRARKFGYPRMPKATWRERWVAFRKSVWGLLLIVLVLGGIYSGAFTPTEAAAVSAVYAFVIALFVYRDLTWKDVPRVLLDSANMSAMLLYIITNAVLFSFLMTSEQIPQAMASWITGAGLNWVVFLLIVNILLLVAGNVMEPSSIVLIMAPILFPIAAKLGIDPVHFGILIVVNMEVGMCHPPVGLNLYVASGITRMGITELTIAVWPWLLTMLIFLVVVTYVPAISLWLPRMLGMM; this is encoded by the coding sequence ATGAACGCCGCCATCATCTTCGGGCTGCTCATCGCCCTGATGCTCACCGGGATGCCGATCTCGATCGCGCTCGGCCTCTCGGTGCTCACCTTCCTGTTCACCATGACCACCGTGCCGATCGAGGCGGTGGCGCTCAAGCTGTTCACGGGAATCGAGAACTTCGAGATCATGGCGATCCCGTTCTTCATCCTGTCGGGCAACTTCCTGACCCATGGCGGCGTCGCCCGGCGGATGATCAACTTCGCCACCGCGATGATCGGCCACTGGCACGGGGGCTTGGGGCTCGCGGGCGTGATGGCCTGCGCGCTGTTTGCCGCCATCTCGGGCTCGAGCCCGGCCACCGTGGTGGCGATCGGCTCGATCATCCTGCCCGCCATGGTGGCGCAAGGGTTCCCGAAGCGCTTCGGCGCCGGCGTCATCACCACCTCGGGCGCGCTCGGCATCCTGATCCCGCCCTCGATCGTCATGGTGATGTACTCGGTGGCGACCAGCGGCGCGGTGGTGACCGGGCCCGACGGCCAGCGCGTCTCCTCGGCCTCGATCTCGACCCTGTTCGTCGCCGGCGTGTTCCCGGGCCTGATGCTGGCGGCACTTCTCGGCTTCACCACCTGGTACCGGGCGCGCAAGTTCGGCTATCCGCGGATGCCGAAGGCGACCTGGCGCGAGCGCTGGGTCGCGTTCCGCAAGTCGGTCTGGGGCCTCCTGCTGATCGTGCTGGTCTTGGGCGGCATCTACAGCGGCGCCTTCACGCCGACCGAGGCGGCGGCGGTCAGCGCCGTCTATGCCTTCGTCATCGCGCTGTTCGTCTACCGGGATCTGACCTGGAAGGACGTGCCGCGGGTGCTGCTCGATTCGGCCAACATGAGCGCGATGCTGCTCTACATCATCACCAACGCGGTGCTGTTCTCGTTCCTGATGACGAGCGAGCAGATCCCGCAGGCGATGGCGAGCTGGATCACCGGGGCCGGCCTGAACTGGGTGGTGTTCCTGCTGATCGTCAACATCCTGCTGCTGGTCGCCGGCAACGTGATGGAGCCGTCCTCGATCGTGCTGATCATGGCGCCGATCCTGTTCCCGATCGCCGCCAAGCTCGGCATCGACCCGGTGCATTTCGGCATCCTGATCGTAGTCAACATGGAGGTCGGCATGTGCCACCCGCCGGTCGGCCTCAACCTCTACGTGGCGTCCGGCATCACCCGGATGGGCATCACCGAACTGACCATCGCGGTCTGGCCGTGGCTGCTCACCATGCTGATCTTCCTGGTGGTGGTGACCTACGTCCCGGCGATCTCGCTGTGGCTGCCGCGGATGCTCGGGATGATGTGA
- a CDS encoding TRAP transporter small permease, protein MHPLRILDRLEEILIASLMAGATLLIFVAVVHRYASGIPALYSITTAIHLSWAQELCIYMFVWMAKFGAAYGVRTGIHVGVDVAVNQLPPAWRNRIVLFGLFCGALFTAIVGIMGARFVYGLVDTDQTTPDLEIPSWVVYLAIPLGSGLMCFRFLQVAWSFWRTGELPHHDPGHVEGVVESPHAAEDLGKDLAAEARTGGTAR, encoded by the coding sequence ATGCACCCCCTGCGCATCCTCGACCGCCTCGAGGAGATCCTGATCGCGAGCCTGATGGCGGGCGCGACGCTGCTGATCTTCGTCGCCGTCGTTCACCGCTACGCCTCCGGCATCCCGGCCCTGTATTCGATCACCACCGCGATCCACCTCTCCTGGGCCCAGGAGCTGTGCATCTACATGTTCGTCTGGATGGCGAAGTTCGGCGCGGCCTACGGCGTGCGCACCGGCATCCATGTCGGCGTCGACGTGGCGGTGAACCAGCTGCCCCCCGCCTGGCGCAACCGGATCGTGCTGTTCGGCCTGTTCTGCGGCGCGCTCTTCACCGCCATCGTCGGCATCATGGGCGCGCGCTTCGTCTACGGCCTCGTCGATACCGACCAGACCACGCCCGACCTCGAGATTCCGAGCTGGGTCGTCTATCTGGCGATTCCGCTCGGCTCCGGGCTGATGTGCTTCCGCTTCCTGCAGGTCGCCTGGAGCTTCTGGCGCACCGGGGAACTGCCGCACCACGATCCGGGCCATGTCGAGGGCGTGGTCGAGAGCCCGCACGCCGCGGAAGACCTGGGTAAAGACCTCGCTGCCGAAGCCCGCACCGGAGGCACCGCCCGATGA
- a CDS encoding glutathione S-transferase family protein, whose protein sequence is MLLYEHPLSSYAQKVKIALREKGVAFTTELPETFGTGRSDGPFAEANPRQEVPVLVDGGASLFESTVILEYIEERWPDPPLLPRDPVARAEARMTEEVCDTQYEAVNWGFGEILWFRRATGALADHLRSQAAAQTKTLQDWLTGRLGEAAWFGGAAFGWADAAAAPMVNRSVHYGMGPEAGSPLARWHARLRERPSVAQTFREFDAAAARMAEAADLYTTGGRRREYRDHRLEWMVKSGGVEVVLAGLRDGTIRFAWPQGKIRPEGEIRPHADTI, encoded by the coding sequence ATGCTGCTCTACGAGCACCCGCTCTCGTCCTATGCGCAGAAGGTCAAGATCGCCCTGCGCGAGAAGGGCGTGGCCTTCACCACCGAACTGCCGGAGACCTTCGGCACCGGCCGGAGCGACGGCCCCTTCGCGGAGGCCAACCCGCGCCAGGAGGTGCCGGTCCTGGTCGACGGGGGGGCGAGCCTCTTCGAATCGACCGTGATCCTCGAATACATCGAGGAACGCTGGCCCGATCCGCCGCTGCTGCCGCGCGATCCCGTCGCCCGCGCCGAGGCCCGCATGACCGAGGAGGTCTGCGACACCCAGTACGAGGCGGTGAACTGGGGCTTCGGCGAGATCCTGTGGTTCCGCCGCGCCACGGGAGCGCTCGCCGACCACCTGCGCAGCCAGGCCGCGGCGCAGACGAAGACCCTGCAGGACTGGCTCACAGGCCGCCTCGGCGAGGCGGCGTGGTTCGGCGGCGCGGCCTTCGGCTGGGCCGACGCGGCGGCGGCGCCGATGGTCAACCGCTCGGTGCATTACGGGATGGGACCCGAGGCGGGCAGCCCGCTCGCGCGCTGGCACGCAAGGCTGCGCGAGCGCCCCTCCGTGGCGCAGACCTTCCGGGAATTCGATGCCGCGGCGGCCCGGATGGCGGAAGCCGCCGACCTCTACACCACCGGCGGGCGCCGCCGCGAATACCGCGACCACCGCCTCGAATGGATGGTGAAATCCGGCGGCGTCGAGGTGGTGCTGGCGGGCCTGCGCGACGGCACCATCCGCTTCGCTTGGCCCCAAGGCAAGATTCGGCCCGAAGGCGAAATCCGGCCCCACGCCGACACGATCTGA
- a CDS encoding transporter substrate-binding domain-containing protein, translating into MAVCSMASRIVTGAMLVLAATQALAAEEPSRLDQVIERKVLNVCTTGDYRPFSYRPDGANDFVGIDIDLGRSLAQSLGAEAVFVQTKWSNLMADFKAKCDIAMSGISVTLPRQREAFFSTMYLVNGKAPIVRCDDVAKYQTTDAINQPSTRVVVNPGGTNEKFARANLAKAQIQLFPDNRVIWQEIAQGRADVMVAESVEVKLQEKLHPGLCAVNPDQPLQYGEMGFLLPRGDTVFKAYVDQWLHLAKASGEFDRIFTANMK; encoded by the coding sequence ATGGCAGTGTGTTCGATGGCGTCGCGCATCGTGACGGGTGCGATGCTGGTGCTCGCGGCGACGCAGGCCCTCGCGGCGGAGGAGCCCTCGCGCCTCGACCAGGTCATCGAGCGCAAGGTCCTCAACGTCTGCACGACGGGGGATTACCGTCCATTCTCGTACAGGCCCGACGGCGCCAACGACTTCGTCGGCATCGACATCGATCTCGGCCGCTCGCTCGCGCAATCGCTCGGCGCCGAGGCGGTGTTCGTGCAGACCAAGTGGTCGAACCTGATGGCCGATTTCAAGGCGAAATGCGACATCGCCATGAGCGGCATCTCGGTGACGCTGCCGCGCCAGCGCGAAGCCTTCTTCAGCACGATGTACCTGGTGAACGGCAAGGCGCCGATCGTCCGCTGCGACGACGTCGCGAAGTACCAGACGACGGACGCCATCAACCAGCCCTCGACCCGCGTCGTCGTCAATCCCGGCGGCACCAACGAGAAGTTCGCCCGCGCCAACCTCGCCAAGGCGCAGATCCAGCTCTTCCCCGACAACCGCGTCATCTGGCAGGAGATCGCGCAAGGCCGCGCCGACGTGATGGTCGCCGAGTCGGTCGAGGTGAAGCTGCAGGAGAAGCTGCATCCGGGCCTGTGCGCGGTGAATCCCGACCAGCCCCTGCAATACGGCGAGATGGGCTTCCTGCTGCCGCGCGGCGACACGGTGTTCAAGGCCTATGTCGATCAGTGGCTGCACCTGGCGAAGGCCTCGGGCGAGTTCGACCGTATTTTCACCGCGAACATGAAGTGA
- a CDS encoding PAS domain-containing protein translates to MGRTGLDIRLRGLLDRLRALIVARRPSRPVRYGVPVLAVGGIALLHALVFSEFAPWFLFTPAVILIALLLGGGAGLWATLLSAACTGIALLAAPPVGVLSLTQSVASAVFVVTTAGVVGLVVALRHALVEAETSQAELRRSAAASAEREAFLESILASSTDCIKVLDLDGRLTFMSEGGQQVMEVSDFNAIHGCHWPDFWAGQGHEEAVAALAAARAGRARSFVGRACTMRGTPKWWHVALSPIRNPDGTFDRILSVSRDITALRESEEERDRFVRLAENSTDFIGMARTDGRVFYLNDAARRMVGLDRADLADLTITDFLPPEQVDTVMAEMLAAVECDGHWSGELTFRHFRTGAAIPVLYSAFPITDGEGRVVGTGTVTRDFRAHKAAEEELRLLNGELAHRLKNVLAVVQSVTRQTLRNATDLRNAGESLSARLVALGTATDVLTNAAWRSADLRQLIEGALSPHGSIGKRIRLAGPALTLQPQLAVALALALHELATNAAKYGSLSNDTGIVDVRWHEEGTGPEARFRLDWREQGGPPVTAPARRGFGSALIERTLSAYFGGTAEIDYRPDGLVFALDAPADAAILASEEA, encoded by the coding sequence ATGGGTCGAACGGGACTGGACATTCGCCTGCGCGGCCTTCTCGATCGCCTGCGCGCCCTGATCGTCGCGCGCCGGCCCTCCCGCCCGGTGCGGTACGGCGTCCCGGTCCTCGCCGTCGGCGGCATCGCGCTGCTTCACGCGTTGGTCTTCTCCGAATTCGCCCCGTGGTTCCTGTTCACGCCCGCCGTGATCCTCATCGCCCTGCTGCTCGGGGGCGGCGCCGGGTTGTGGGCCACTCTCCTGTCGGCGGCCTGCACCGGCATCGCGCTCCTCGCCGCGCCGCCCGTCGGCGTCCTGTCGCTCACGCAATCGGTCGCCTCGGCGGTGTTCGTCGTCACGACGGCCGGGGTGGTCGGGCTGGTAGTCGCCCTGCGGCACGCGCTCGTCGAAGCGGAGACGTCGCAGGCCGAGCTGAGGCGGAGCGCGGCGGCCTCGGCGGAGCGCGAGGCCTTCCTGGAGAGCATCCTCGCCAGCTCGACCGACTGCATCAAGGTGCTCGACCTCGACGGGCGGCTGACCTTCATGTCCGAGGGCGGCCAGCAGGTGATGGAGGTGAGCGACTTCAACGCGATCCACGGCTGCCACTGGCCCGATTTCTGGGCCGGCCAGGGGCATGAGGAGGCCGTCGCCGCCCTGGCCGCCGCCCGCGCCGGACGCGCGCGGAGCTTCGTCGGCCGCGCCTGCACGATGCGGGGCACGCCGAAATGGTGGCACGTGGCGCTCAGCCCGATCCGCAACCCCGATGGCACGTTCGACCGCATCCTGTCGGTCTCGCGCGACATCACGGCCCTGCGCGAGAGCGAGGAGGAGCGCGACCGCTTCGTGCGGCTGGCCGAGAACAGTACCGACTTCATCGGCATGGCGCGGACCGACGGCCGGGTCTTCTATCTCAACGACGCCGCCCGGCGGATGGTCGGCCTCGACCGCGCCGATCTCGCCGATCTGACCATCACCGACTTCCTCCCCCCGGAGCAGGTCGACACGGTCATGGCGGAGATGCTGGCGGCGGTGGAGTGCGACGGCCACTGGTCGGGCGAGCTGACCTTCCGCCATTTCCGCACCGGGGCGGCGATCCCGGTCCTGTACTCGGCCTTCCCGATCACCGACGGCGAGGGGCGTGTCGTCGGCACCGGCACGGTGACCCGCGACTTCCGCGCCCATAAAGCAGCCGAGGAGGAATTGCGGCTCCTCAACGGCGAGCTCGCCCACCGGCTCAAGAACGTGCTCGCCGTGGTGCAGTCTGTCACGCGGCAGACCCTGCGCAACGCCACCGACCTGCGGAATGCCGGCGAGTCCCTGTCGGCGCGGCTGGTGGCGCTCGGCACCGCCACCGACGTACTCACCAACGCCGCCTGGCGCTCGGCCGACCTGCGCCAGCTGATCGAGGGCGCCCTGTCCCCGCATGGATCGATCGGCAAGCGGATCCGGCTCGCCGGGCCCGCCCTCACCTTGCAGCCCCAACTCGCCGTCGCCCTCGCCCTCGCGCTGCACGAACTGGCGACCAACGCGGCGAAATACGGCTCGCTGTCGAACGATACGGGGATCGTGGATGTCCGCTGGCACGAGGAGGGGACGGGGCCGGAGGCGCGGTTCCGGCTCGACTGGCGCGAGCAGGGCGGCCCGCCGGTGACGGCGCCGGCCCGGCGCGGCTTCGGCAGCGCCCTCATCGAGCGCACGCTGAGCGCCTATTTCGGCGGCACGGCGGAGATCGACTACCGGCCGGACGGGCTGGTCTTCGCGCTCGACGCCCCGGCGGACGCCGCGATCCTGGCGAGCGAGGAGGCGTGA
- a CDS encoding molybdopterin molybdotransferase MoeA codes for MAQLTDDCFAFGGPLLSVEDAAALVGERLPVLAGIETVPLTDADGRIAAADVLAGLDLPPFDNSAVDGYAVRFADLAPGRETVLPVRGRLPAGAVPEAALVGASAMRIFTGAPMPPGADTVFMQEDVRREGEAVALPSGLKPGANRRLSGEDVARGSIVIPAGRRLTPPDLALAAATGHARLAVRRRLRVAVFSTGDELAEPGAPLRPGAIHDSNRILLVALLRRLGAEVSDLGILRDDPALLPDRLKAAAAGHDLIVTSGGVSTGEEDHVKAAVEAAGRLVFWRLAIKPGRPVALGLIGDAAFVGLPGNPVAVYVTLLVVVRPLLARLGGALLDPPPSQPARAAFRYAKKAGRREYVRVSLRRGADGVVEAVKFPRDGAGLLSSLTGSDGLAELPEAVTGVEVGNWVEVFRHPLLW; via the coding sequence ATGGCGCAGCTGACTGACGACTGCTTCGCCTTCGGCGGCCCGCTGCTCTCGGTCGAGGACGCCGCCGCCCTCGTCGGCGAGCGGTTGCCGGTGCTCGCCGGGATCGAGACCGTGCCCCTGACTGATGCCGACGGTCGCATCGCCGCAGCGGACGTTCTCGCCGGCCTCGACCTGCCGCCCTTCGACAATTCCGCCGTCGACGGCTACGCCGTGCGCTTCGCCGATCTCGCCCCGGGCCGTGAGACCGTGCTGCCTGTGCGCGGCCGCCTGCCCGCCGGTGCCGTGCCGGAGGCCGCCCTCGTCGGTGCCTCGGCCATGCGGATCTTCACCGGTGCGCCGATGCCCCCCGGCGCCGACACCGTCTTCATGCAGGAGGACGTGCGGCGCGAGGGCGAGGCGGTCGCGCTGCCGTCGGGCCTGAAACCTGGCGCCAACCGGCGGCTTTCCGGCGAGGACGTCGCGCGCGGCAGCATCGTGATCCCCGCCGGCCGCCGGCTGACCCCGCCCGACCTCGCGCTCGCCGCCGCGACCGGCCACGCCCGCCTCGCCGTGCGCCGCCGCCTGCGGGTCGCGGTGTTCTCGACCGGCGACGAACTCGCCGAGCCGGGCGCCCCGTTGCGGCCGGGGGCGATCCACGATTCGAACCGCATCCTCCTCGTCGCGCTGCTGCGCCGCCTCGGGGCGGAGGTGAGCGATCTCGGCATCCTGCGCGACGATCCCGCCCTCCTGCCCGACCGCCTCAAGGCGGCGGCCGCCGGTCACGACCTCATCGTCACCTCGGGCGGCGTCTCGACCGGGGAGGAGGACCACGTCAAGGCGGCGGTGGAGGCCGCGGGCCGGCTGGTGTTCTGGCGGCTGGCGATCAAGCCCGGCCGTCCCGTCGCCCTGGGGCTGATCGGCGACGCCGCCTTCGTCGGCCTGCCGGGCAATCCCGTGGCGGTCTACGTCACCCTGCTCGTCGTGGTCCGCCCGCTGCTCGCCCGCCTCGGCGGCGCCCTGCTCGACCCTCCTCCGAGCCAGCCCGCCCGCGCCGCCTTCCGCTACGCCAAGAAGGCCGGGCGGCGGGAATATGTCCGCGTTTCGCTGCGGCGGGGTGCCGATGGGGTGGTGGAGGCGGTGAAGTTTCCCCGCGACGGCGCCGGATTGCTGTCTTCGCTCACCGGCAGCGACGGCCTCGCCGAATTGCCGGAGGCGGTGACCGGGGTCGAGGTGGGGAACTGGGTGGAGGTATTCCGGCATCCTTTGCTGTGGTAA